In a genomic window of Drosophila takahashii strain IR98-3 E-12201 chromosome 3L, DtakHiC1v2, whole genome shotgun sequence:
- the LOC108066530 gene encoding serine protease 1-like yields the protein MKLFLLTLSVALALVAGSPAHLNRTETPESRIVNGYPAYEGKAPYIVGLYLGSDGGGDAFGAGSIIANDWILTAAHCLTTDYVEIHYGSNWSWNGAYRQHVRSDNFIRHPDWPNRGGADIGLIRTPHVDFSSLINKVALPSMNEQNDRFQNTWVVACGWGGMDNGNFAEWLQCADVQVISNSECEQYFGSVASNDMCVRNTDGKSSCGGDSGGPMVTHDNPRLVGVITFGSADCHSGPSGGTRVSDYLGWIRDNTGISY from the coding sequence ATGAAACTGTTCCTTCTAACACTCTCCGTGGCCTTGGCCTTGGTCGCCGGCTCCCCAGCCCATCTTAACCGCACCGAGACTCCCGAGAGTCGCATCGTCAACGGCTACCCAGCTTACGAGGGCAAGGCTCCCTATATTGTGGGCCTGTACCTCGGAAGCGATGGAGGCGGCGATGCCTTTGGTGCTGGTTCCATCATTGCCAACGACTGGATCCTGACCGCCGCCCATTGCCTGACCACCGACTATGTGGAAATCCACTACGGATCCAACTGGAGCTGGAACGGCGCCTACAGGCAACACGTTCGTAGCGACAACTTCATCCGCCATCCCGACTGGCCCAACCGTGGAGGCGCTGACATCGGTCTGATCCGCACTCCCCACGTGGACTTCAGCAGTCTGATCAACAAGGTCGCTCTGCCCAGCATGAACGAGCAGAACGATCGCTTCCAGAACACCTGGGTCGTGGCCTGCGGATGGGGCGGTATGGACAACGGAAACTTTGCCGAGTGGCTGCAGTGCGCGGATGTCCAGGTCATCAGCAACAGCGAGTGCGAGCAGTACTTCGGCTCGGTGGCCAGCAATGACATGTGCGTCCGCAACACGGACGGCAAGTCCTCCTGCGGAGGAGACTCCGGTGGTCCCATGGTTACCCACGACAATCCCCGCCTCGTGGGAGTGATCACCTTCGGCTCTGCTGATTGCCACAGCGGTCCCTCTGGAGGAACCCGCGTCTCCGACTACCTGGGATGGATCCGCGACAACACTGGCATTTCCTACTAA
- the LOC108066529 gene encoding serine protease 1-like, translating into MKLFLLTLSVVLALVAASPTGLNRTSHLPQVTFSEGPEGRIVNGYTADEGKAPYIVGLFLRNDGSNSGAVGAGTIIANNWILTAAHCLTTDYVEINYGSNKAWNGALKQIVRRENFISYPDFGSRAGTDIGLIRTDPVTFTDLINKVALPSMSEQSDRFQDTWVLVCGWGGMDNGNLAELLQCMDVQIISNSECEQSYGSVASTDLCTRPVGGRSTCGGDSGGPMVTQDNPRLVGVITFGSGDCHSGPSGGTRVSDYLGWIRDNTGISY; encoded by the coding sequence ATGAAACTGTTCTTGCTAACTCTTTCCGTGGTCTTGGCCTTGGTCGCCGCCTCCCCAACTGGGCTCAACCGCACCAGCCACCTGCCCCAGGTGACTTTCTCCGAGGGTCCCGAGGGTCGCATTGTCAATGGCTACACAGCCGACGAGGGCAAGGCTCCCTACATTGTGGGTCTGTTCCTCCGAAACGATGGAAGCAACAGTGGTGCTGTTGGAGCTGGCACAATCATTGCCAACAACTGGATCCTGACCGCCGCCCATTGCCTGACCACCGACTACGTGGAAATCAACTACGGTTCCAACAAGGCCTGGAACGGAGCATTGAAGCAAATCGTCCGTCGAGAGAACTTCATCAGCTATCCCGACTTTGGCTCCCGGGCCGGCACTGACATCGGTCTGATTCGCACTGATCCCGTTACCTTCACTGATCTGATCAACAAGGTCGCCCTGCCCAGCATGAGCGAGCAGAGCGATCGTTTCCAGGACACTTGGGTCTTGGTCTGCGGATGGGGCGGTATGGACAACGGAAACCTGGCCGAATTGCTGCAGTGCATGGACGTCCAGATCATCAGCAACAGCGAGTGCGAGCAGTCCTACGGCTCGGTGGCCAGCACTGACTTGTGCACCCGCCCCGTCGGTGGCAGATCCACCTGTGGAGGCGACTCCGGTGGTCCCATGGTTACCCAGGACAATCCCCGCCTCGTGGGAGTGATCACCTTCGGCTCTGGTGACTGCCACAGCGGTCCCTCTGGAGGAACCCGCGTCTCCGACTATCTGGGATGGATTCGCGACAACACTGGCATTTCCTACTAA
- the LOC108066528 gene encoding serine protease 1-like, with protein MKLFLLILSVALALVAGSPARLNRTSLLPQVTFSDSPQGRIVNGYPAPEGKAPYIVGLFLLNDGSNSGAVGAGTIIANDWILTAAHCLTTDYAEIHYGSNWGWNGAYRQTVRRDNFISHPDWPNRGGTDIGLIRTPHVDFNGLINKVALPSMNEQNDRFQDTWVVACGWGGMDNGNLADWLQCADVQIISNSECEQSYGSVASTDMCVRNSDGKSTCGGDSGGPMVTHDNARIVGVITFSSGDCHSGPGGGTRVSDYVGWIRDHTGISY; from the coding sequence ATGAAACTGTTTCTGCTAATTCTTTCCGTGGCCCTGGCCTTGGTGGCCGGCTCCCCGGCCCGTCTTAACCGCACCAGCCTGCTGCCCCAGGTGACTTTCTCCGACAGTCCCCAGGGTCGCATCGTCAACGGCTACCCAGCTCCCGAGGGCAAGGCCCCCTACATTGTGGGTCTCTTCCTCCTGAACGACGGAAGCAACAGCGGAGCTGTTGGTGCTGGTACCATCATTGCCAACGACTGGATCCTGACCGCCGCCCATTGCCTGACCACCGACTACGCCGAGATCCACTACGGATCCAACTGGGGCTGGAACGGAGCCTACAGGCAGACCGTCCGTCGCGACAACTTCATCAGCCATCCCGACTGGCCCAACCGTGGCGGCACTGACATCGGTCTGATCCGCACTCCCCATGTGGATTTCAATGGTCTGATCAACAAGGTTGCCCTGCCCAGCATGAACGAGCAGAACGATCGCTTCCAGGACACCTGGGTCGTCGCCTGCGGATGGGGAGGTATGGACAACGGAAACCTGGCCGATTGGCTGCAGTGCGCTGACGTCCAGATCATCAGCAACAGCGAGTGCGAGCAGTCCTACGGATCGGTGGCCAGCACTGACATGTGCGTCCGCAACTCCGATGGCAAGTCCACCTGCGGAGGCGACTCCGGCGGCCCCATGGTGACACACGACAATGCCCGTATTGTGGGAGTGATCACCTTCAGCTCTGGCGACTGCCACAGCGGTCCCGGTGGCGGCACCCGCGTCTCCGACTACGTCGGATGGATCCGCGACCACACTGGCATCTCCTACTAA